One part of the Desulfatiglans anilini DSM 4660 genome encodes these proteins:
- a CDS encoding endonuclease/exonuclease/phosphatase family protein, with product MNHGRITVGTYNVHEWIGSDGRQQPARAIQIVHEIGADVIALQEVSFPVRGRHRYSIDNLSRQTGMRALPGLTLTRRHADFGNILLTRHPLIRLRKLDLTVKPREPRGAVMAVLDIHGTACMVVGTHLGLERRERSQQIQVILKEIETHNDGEPLILMGDLNEWNPASAMRRLLRRRFGAQPAPAAYPSRFPMLALDRILIRPRRALEGIHVFKSCLARRASDHLPVVANIRLPQSEIG from the coding sequence TTGAACCACGGAAGGATCACTGTAGGCACTTACAATGTCCATGAGTGGATCGGGAGCGACGGGCGTCAGCAACCGGCGAGGGCGATTCAGATCGTCCATGAGATTGGAGCCGACGTCATTGCCTTGCAGGAGGTATCATTTCCCGTCCGGGGGAGGCATCGGTACAGCATTGATAATCTGTCCCGGCAGACCGGGATGAGGGCTCTTCCCGGCCTCACGCTGACTCGGAGGCATGCCGATTTTGGAAATATCCTTCTCACGCGGCATCCCCTCATCCGCCTGCGAAAGCTGGATCTCACCGTGAAGCCCAGAGAACCGAGAGGCGCTGTCATGGCTGTTCTTGACATCCATGGAACGGCCTGCATGGTGGTTGGCACCCATCTGGGACTTGAACGGCGCGAACGCTCCCAACAGATTCAAGTGATCCTGAAAGAGATAGAGACCCATAACGACGGGGAGCCTTTGATCCTGATGGGCGATCTTAACGAATGGAACCCTGCGAGCGCCATGCGCCGTCTCCTGAGACGCCGCTTTGGCGCCCAGCCTGCTCCCGCCGCCTATCCCTCCCGTTTTCCGATGCTTGCCCTGGACCGAATTCTGATCCGGCCGCGCCGCGCGCTTGAAGGGATCCATGTCTTCAAATCCTGTCTCGCGAGACGCGCCTCAGACCATCTGCCGGTGGTTGCCAATATCCGGCTGCCACAGTCCGAAATCGGGTGA